Part of the Mangifera indica cultivar Alphonso chromosome 4, CATAS_Mindica_2.1, whole genome shotgun sequence genome, CAATTGTAATTCTGTATGACATGTTCTAGCTTGCTCTAGAAACAGATGCCCAAAGATTAGAAAACTGTGTTACACATATATTTGTGAGCCATATAAAAAAGGAATGCAGATGATCCTCAAAAATCCTAGCTCTCTTGTGAGCACAATTTATAAGTTCAAAGTTAGGAGCCCAGGTTTGAAACGAAATTAAGTGCAATGATAAACATGAAAGTGGAAAAGATAAAGTAGTGAGAATGATCAGTTTCTAATTATTAATCTGATTGATAGTTTGGTATAAACCTTCTTTATTATGACCAGTAACTTGTCTTTTTCAGCTTCTGTGGAGAAGTTCATGTTGGTCATCCACCGCATAAGATCAGAACATGCAATGTTGCAGGTAGCCCAGCAAACAAAGAACACAGTTGGAATTTTGGGAATATGAAACATATTTTGCCTCTTGTAGAATCTTTTCATTTATATGATAGGATAGGGAGAGCTGTTTCTCATAATGAGAGGCTTGAAGTGGATCGGATTCCAGCAATTGTTGAATTGTGCATCCAAGCAGGCATTGACATCTCTGATTACCCAACTAGGAGAAGGGTTTTTCCCGCTTACAATATTGCGGGTAAAATTATAGATTTTGAGAAAAGGTTCCCAAAAGAAGTTGCACCAGGCAAAGGCATGGTCACATCTGGATTTTGGGGGAAGAGAAGGAAGTCAAGTGAAGAAAACAAGCTTCTTGACATACAGTCTGCTGATAAACTAGGTTCTTCCCTGCAGTGCCATGTTCAGTGTCTTAGATTACTTCTGGTCCCCCTTTATATAAATcatcttttattactttgtttTGATAACATCTTCTCTTCTTCTATCAGTCTGATGTCACCTGGcttaattaatgaaattgcATCCTGTTTTTTCTTCTACATCCACCCAGATGTTGCTGTTAGAGGTATGGAGGCATGGGAGAGAATGCGGTCCGGAGCATCCAAACTCATGCAGAAGTATGCTGTCCAAACCTGTGGATACTGTTCAGAGGTCCAAGTGGGGCCTAAGGGTCATAGAGTAAGGAATTGCCAAGCTTATAAGCATCAGATGAGGGATGGGCAACATGCATGGCAGGAGGCAACGGTTGATGATTTGGTTCCTCCACTGTATGTATGGCATGTACAAGATGTAAAAAGTGGCAAACCACTGGTTAATGAATTGAAGAGATACTATGGTATGTTGCCTGCTGTAGTGGAACTGTTTGCCCAGGCTGGCGCAAATATAACCGATAATTATGCTGGCATAATGAGGGAAGACGTTGCATTGCCTGAGTTGGATGAAGAAAAGTGGGTTGTCTAAAGTTGTTTGGATCAGAGTGGGATGTATATTCAGAGGTCGACCTCTTTTTTGGTTACAAATTGCTAAAAAATGCAGTTGTACCACTTTGGGTTTCTCAGTGCAAATTATTCTTCTGCATAATTTTCTTCTCAGAACCCAGAAGGCCATCCCTCCTCATCAAGAGTCAACCATTCTCTGTGAggtaaaatagaaaattaaatcatGGCCAAGTCTGACAACTGATCTGCATTGCTTCTTGTTGGGAACCTCTTCATAAAACAAGTACTCCAATGGAAACAATACCAATGCTAACAGCTATAGTTTAATACCTCCCAATTAATGGCTgccttaaattcaaaaataatattttttatctttttcatttttacaaaCCTTACAATCCTTTCTATATTATCCATTCTACTCAATCCAATTTATTTCACCTAAATATTagtactaataaattattaatattattctaattaattaaataacatattaatctTTTAACTTCTAACTCAAATCTccattattatcatattaattattcaattattatcttaattattatgataatcaatacaagatttagtttaaaaattggATTAAGTTGATTTGGGTTTGCAAGACAGCTTAGCTTGTATGATATATTAGAATAATTCAATTAGGTTTTTAATTGGGTCTTCGGTTTAAGTCACATTTGGATGGTCGAGTGTTAGAACCAACCAATATTGAACTGATTCAAAATACAAACTTGAGAGATTCGTGCTCGGCTCAATTTTAATCTAACCAAGTTGCAAGCTTACAGGTGACTTTGCTCCTTCATACCCCTTCTTCCTCTTCTAAGCCCGGATCACAAAGGGGCAATAGAGTCTAAACGGTCCTCTCCGGAGCCTGAGTGCcaataaataacaaatacaaGTGACCGGACAGAAAGCATCAATGACAACATTAACAATTTGTCCAACCGGTTATTATTCTCCtaattataacaaatataataaacttaTTCCTCGAGCATTCCCGTCCTCTTCTTCTACTTACTTAATTTTCAACCGGTCCTTCGAGTCAACAGCTCTCACTTCTACATCCCCTCTCTCTCTTCGCTGCTTCTCCTCTCCTTACCCTGGTAATTTTACCCACTTCACAAACCTCCTTTCGGTGCTTAGTTTTACTCcgcttttttttttgttttgttttgttttgtttcgtTTCGTTTCGTTTCGTTTCGTTTCATGATCTCCTTGTGTATATTGCTGTTTGATGTTCTTTTAATGCgtgccattttttaaatttatttgtttgctGTGCTGTTATTTGATCTGGGCTGTTGTGCTTTCTTGGTTTAGGGTCGGATAAGTTGTTTGGGTTATGAGTATGTTTGTTTCCAAGTGGGTTTTCTTTTTGAAGACTTAGATTCATTTGATATGATGAATCGTGGTTTTGATTGAGGTTCATCGTGCAGCTTGGTCTCTGTGTCCCTTTTTTTTCCAGGGAATTTATGAAATGAGGTGGTTGTTTGATTAGGTGGGTGTGTTGAAGTGTGAAATTATTCGAATATTGAAGCTTGTTAATCTTTCTGAGTAGTTGTGTTGTTGGTTGTGTTGGAGTCTTGGGTTCGGATGCACTTGTTTGCTTTTTGTTTCTCACTGTTTTATTCATGGTTTGGAGTGATTAATTGGATGTGAAAATCTCTGGAATGTACTTCGGGTTGCTCAAAAGGAAGTGCACTGTATATGTTTTTACTACTTCATGGGATGGATAAGGAATTGTAAATGAAGTACAATAAAAGATTTGAGTGGAAGTTTATAAGTCTCAGAGTTCATTACTACAAGGCACAGCAAGAATTTCTAGCACCATTTAGTGATGCCTtatgttttattgttatatgaCTGTCATTCTTCTGCATTAGTAGTTTGAAAAGCGCATAATGTAGGATGTATATGTGAGATATAAAGTGATTAACTATGAGGGCATTGAAGATAGTTGAAGTggatattaataatattgttaagtttctaataaaaacaacatcTCCTCCTTCAATAAGCCATCGACTCAGGTTGTTGGGTGAATTTGTGGTGTTGTAGAAGTGCATGTCTATAAATTTCATTATGTCATGACTTCTGAGTTATAATTATAAGAGAATGAAGATTCTTCAtctgttaaatatatatatatttatgcttTCTATAAACATCTAATACTTATGAATTTTAGTTGAAGATATGGATGGCGGTGTTGGTCCAACTTTGTATCCTTTGCATCGCTGCAAGACTCTTCATCTGGTTGGTATCTCTCTTGCTTCTCAATTGATATATGTTATCCATCGTGGATTTGAAGCTGCTACATATTTGGTTTGAAGGATGTACAAGATTGCCTTCTTTCTTGGTTTTTGCTCGCAAACCAAGGCATTGTGGTCTTATGAAACGATACATCCAGGTGAGGCATGCACAAGGAATTCACAATGTTGATGGAGATAAGAACTTCAAAGCATATATGACTCCTGAATATTTTGATGCTCATCTAACCCAACTTGGCTGGAAGCAGGTAAGTCACTGGTCGTTTATGTAGAGCAGTTGAAAGAAAAGCACTGACTACATTTTGtgactattattattaatattttttgcaATTGATGCAGGTTGAAAATCTGCGTAAGCATGTTCATGAGACTGGACTTGTAAAGCGGATTGATTTAGTAATTGCGTCTCCTTTGCTTAGGTATTTCTGCCCATACTTTCTTGTGGATATATTTTCCTGACGTAGTACCAATGCATTTCTAACTCGCTTGGATGGGGCCTTACAAAAGACAAAGTTGACTTGTAGTGTTTTATAGATGAGGGTTGAAAGTGGATAATGTTGTGcaaatgattatttatatttatcttttatgttGACAAAGAATCATTTGTGACTCTTAATCATATTTTCACCCATCTGTTTAACACTTGAAATTGATTTCCTAATATTATGGCTTCAGAAGTGTTTTTTTCTACAGTTTTGTTCTTTGAATTCATCGTCTTGTTTTCTCTAAAAGATTTCAGCTCAggattatcaattatttttcaacCAAACAAAGAATTTAAACCTTCAAGTTTCACAAATTAGATGTCAGCTCATGTTTTGGTTATTGTATTAAACAGAATTtgtgaattattattttgaatgcTACTCTTCATCTGTTCCAGTTCTTAATTTATATAGTTCATTTGTTATAGCATTTAAATTTGCTCTGCATTAAGTTGTAAATAATGTGATGTTTTTAGGACACTGCAAACTGCTGTTGGAGTTTTTGGTGGTGAGGGCTATGAGGATAGGATGGATGTAGTACCACTAATGGTGGCAAATGCCGGAAACAGTGGCCGTGCTGCAATTTCAAGTCTAAACTGCCCACCAGTCATTGCTGTAGAACTTTGTCGGGAACATTTGGTATGTCTTGCACTACTATGTTTCTCAAGATTGTGCATAATTACTTGTAACTTGTAATCAATGACAACATCCTGTTTAGAAAGATTGTTGTTGAGCTGGCTGGTTAGTTCATTTAAGGTGTGtagagaaaatatttatttctttctccaGCAAAATCTAGAAGTAAAATTAGCTCCTCATTCCATTTTCATCTTACTAGTTGCTTTGAATGTTTAAGAAGTCAATAGATATGTCCAATTTTTGTCCATATAGTGAAAGATAAACAGCTGGATCTTCCTCTACCGAAAGGACTTAGCATTGCTTATTGGAGGACGGGAGAAATTCTGTCCTTTTATGCATACAAAACTACTTTTCAATGTATCATGCACTAAAGGTTTGTTTGGTCTGATAAATCTTTTGCAGAATATCTGTTATTTTGTTAGTAAGAAATGAACTTACTGTGATCTTTTAACTGTTTCTTAAAAGTGTCACTCATATAAAGATTCAGGGGGTTTCAGAAACATAGTGGAGATTTGCTTTTTAAAAAGGGTCTTCCGGAAGATGATTCATTGCAAATGTAATGAATCATACCATGTTGTAACTTGTGTTTTAGCTATTCAGCATCATATATGTGCCATTGCGGTAAGGACCCAAATTCTTAATGCTAAGTTTTAAGTGGCTGGTAAATCCAATTTTGTTTGGTGATCTAAGTGCTTGGTTTAGTGGTCAATCCTGAGCCCTTGTGCTTAACCAAGTTTTGGGTTTAACTCCCCTTTGGACTGCCTGTTTGGAATATCATCTCCTGTGATTTTTTTGAGTATCAAGGTTGCAAGACTTTGCAATGCTCTCCAGCTTAGAACTCTTGTGAATCCACACAAAAGCTTAGAGTGTTttggaaattgaagaagaattcAATGTATTCTggttaaaaacaaatatatatatatgaaaatgttgaaagacTTTGCCATGATCTCCAGCTTAGAACTCTTTTGGATATCAAAGAAGAATTTAATGTATGctggttataaaaaaaaacaaaaatatgaaaatatgtaacacttttttaatcttgtttccaaaaatatataatacattgCCACTCTAGCTTGTGGAAAATTGGCATGATGTGATCTCTTCTTTGCATGGCTTTGTTTGGTCTATTCCTTAATTGCCAAATTCTAACGAATTTGAGATTTATCATTGTGCAAGGAAAGCTAATGCATATCATAAATACTGGTGCTAATCTAGCTTCAAATTCCTAGTTTGATTCTTGGAAAGTTGGtgccaattattttttattctgcAAATGTAGAAATTGAATTTACTTTTGTTTGAAGTTAAAACGAGTTGTTTGCCATAATAGGAAATTCCCAACCATCTGATCCACATACTTTTGCTGGAGAATTTCAGCTCCTGAGCTAGTGGTGTCAATTTAGCAATTGCTATGTTATGAAATCCTTGTGTTTGATTGCATTGCTGTCAAAAAGTTGTTTTGTGCTgatgtaaaaatttatttgtcgagaatttaattgaaattgtaaAACAAGAATAATGACAAAGAATTTATGAATTAGAATAAGAGAAGAAACAAAGATAGGAAACCGTCAGAATAAAAAACAGGCTAACAAGTACATAAAATGTGCTATATGGCCTCATAATCAAGCTTGAAACTCAAACCCTTTTTTAATCATAAGTTTGTCATGGAAACACAAAGAATTCAGCTTTTTCTGTTGAGTTAAAACCTAGTAAGTCCCTGTCCTAAACCTTTGGTTAACTCTGATAGTTTAAGTTGTAGCGTCTATAAGTAATCTACAATTTCAAACCTGGTTACCTGCAGCTTGAAAAGGGTAAAACTAACCAAATAATATTCTTATATAATAGTGTAAACAGTGCCCATATAACATGTACAGCTACTTGAATATTTGTTCTGActaaaagtaatataataattatctaaaatCTGGCAGTCACAAACTAAAACTATTTGGAGGGTGAAGCAACTACAACTAGCATTTGTACTTATTGTTTCTTATTGCAGGGGGTTCATCCATGTGATAAGAGGAGAAACATCAGTGACTATCAGT contains:
- the LOC123213188 gene encoding APO protein 3, mitochondrial-like isoform X2; protein product: MLPKQVRSLVNLHNLNMKNFNANIIGINKLKHPSGLFSTGSICPEFLRKLKKNERKPLVTSINELKRLARREKKQRQMVKEKILQPPENGLLVKELIPIAHEVYTARTELFACVSQVVKSIAIYTCSFCGEVHVGHPPHKIRTCNVAGSPANKEHSWNFGNMKHILPLVESFHLYDRIGRAVSHNERLEVDRIPAIVELCIQAGIDISDYPTRRRVFPAYNIAGKIIDFEKRFPKEVAPGKGMVTSGFWGKRRKSSEENKLLDIQSADKLDVAVRGMEAWERMRSGASKLMQKYAVQTCGYCSEVQVGPKGHRVRNCQAYKHQMRDGQHAWQEATVDDLVPPLYVWHVQDVKSGKPLVNELKRYYGMLPAVVELFAQAGANITDNYAGIMREDVALPELDEEKWVV
- the LOC123213188 gene encoding APO protein 3, mitochondrial-like isoform X1 — translated: MLPKQVRSLVNLHNLNMKNFNANIIGINKLKHPSGLFSTGSICPEFLRKLKKNERKPLVTSINELKRLARREKKQRQMVKEKILQPPENGLLVKELIPIAHEVYTARTELFACVSQVVKSIAIYTCSFCGEVHVGHPPHKIRTCNVAGSPANKEHSWNFGNMKHILPLVESFHLYDRIGRAVSHNERLEVDRIPAIVELCIQAGIDISDYPTRRRVFPAYNIAGKIIDFEKRFPKEVAPGKGMVTSGFWGKRRKSSEENKLLDIQSADKLGSSLQCHVQCLRLLLVPLYINHLLLLCFDNIFSSSISLMSPGLINEIASCFFFYIHPDVAVRGMEAWERMRSGASKLMQKYAVQTCGYCSEVQVGPKGHRVRNCQAYKHQMRDGQHAWQEATVDDLVPPLYVWHVQDVKSGKPLVNELKRYYGMLPAVVELFAQAGANITDNYAGIMREDVALPELDEEKWVV
- the LOC123214640 gene encoding phosphoglycerate mutase-like protein 1 isoform X3 → MTTLTICPTGYYSPNYNKYNKLIPRAFPSSSSTYLIFNRSFESTALTSTSPLSLRCFSSPYPVEDMDGGVGPTLYPLHRCKTLHLVRHAQGIHNVDGDKNFKAYMTPEYFDAHLTQLGWKQVENLRKHVHETGLVKRIDLVIASPLLRTLQTAVGVFGGEGYEDRMDVVPLMVANAGNSGRAAISSLNCPPVIAVELCREHLGVHPCDKRRNISDYQFLFPAVDFSLVESDEDVWWKANVRETREEVAARGLKFMNWLWTRKEKEIAIVTHSGFLFHTLTTFGNDCHPSVKTEICKHFANCELRSMVIVDRSMTGSDTSTTNYPGNIPSRLDLPSGVAHKKLEKEETSSND
- the LOC123214640 gene encoding phosphoglycerate mutase-like protein 1 isoform X2 translates to MTTLTICPTGYYSPNYNKYNKLIPRAFPSSSSTYLIFNRSFESTALTSTSPLSLRCFSSPYPDMDGGVGPTLYPLHRCKTLHLVRHAQGIHNVDGDKNFKAYMTPEYFDAHLTQLGWKQVENLRKHVHETGLVKRIDLVIASPLLRTLQTAVGVFGGEGYEDRMDVVPLMVANAGNSGRAAISSLNCPPVIAVELCREHLGVHPCDKRRNISDYQFLFPAVDFSLVESDEDVWWKANVRETREEVAARGLKFMNCCYTVEFSTRGCMILLIGNHVKEQLVPATMEITILWLWTRKEKEIAIVTHSGFLFHTLTTFGNDCHPSVKTEICKHFANCELRSMVIVDRSMTGSDTSTTNYPGNIPSRLDLPSGVAHKKLEKEETSSND
- the LOC123214640 gene encoding phosphoglycerate mutase-like protein 1 isoform X1, coding for MTTLTICPTGYYSPNYNKYNKLIPRAFPSSSSTYLIFNRSFESTALTSTSPLSLRCFSSPYPVEDMDGGVGPTLYPLHRCKTLHLVRHAQGIHNVDGDKNFKAYMTPEYFDAHLTQLGWKQVENLRKHVHETGLVKRIDLVIASPLLRTLQTAVGVFGGEGYEDRMDVVPLMVANAGNSGRAAISSLNCPPVIAVELCREHLGVHPCDKRRNISDYQFLFPAVDFSLVESDEDVWWKANVRETREEVAARGLKFMNCCYTVEFSTRGCMILLIGNHVKEQLVPATMEITILWLWTRKEKEIAIVTHSGFLFHTLTTFGNDCHPSVKTEICKHFANCELRSMVIVDRSMTGSDTSTTNYPGNIPSRLDLPSGVAHKKLEKEETSSND